The proteins below come from a single Ailuropoda melanoleuca isolate Jingjing chromosome 1, ASM200744v2, whole genome shotgun sequence genomic window:
- the EPDR1 gene encoding mammalian ependymin-related protein 1 isoform X1, with protein MSESQSLAPVTRGGLFEYILLYKDGVMFQIEQATKQCSKITLTEPWDPLDIPQNATFEDQYSIGGPQEQITVQEWSDRKSARSYETWIGIYTVKDCYPVQETFTKNYSVILSTRFFDIQLGIKDPSVFIPPSTCQTAQPERMSEDCSW; from the exons ATGAGCGAGTCCCAAAGCCTTGCACCAGTGACCAGAGGAGG attatttgaatatattttgctCTATAAGGATGGAGTGATGTTTCAGATTGAACAAGCCACCAAGCAGTGCTCCAAGATCACCCTGACGGAGCCCTGGGACCCTCTAGACATTCCTCAGAACGCCACGTTTGAGGACCAGTACTCCATCGGGGGGCCCCAGGAGCAGATCACTGTCCAAGAGTGGTCCGACAGAAAGTCAGCTAGATCGT ATGAAACCTGGATTGGCATTTATACCGTCAAGGATTGTTACCCTGTCCAGGAAACCTTCACCAAAAATTACAGTGTGATATTGTCCACGCGGTTTTTCGACATACAGCTGGGCATTAAAGACCCCTCGGTGTTTATCCCTCCGAGCACCTGCCAGACAGCCCAGCCGGAGAGGATGAGCGAGGACTGCTCCTGGTAA
- the EPDR1 gene encoding mammalian ependymin-related protein 1 isoform X2 has translation MFQIEQATKQCSKITLTEPWDPLDIPQNATFEDQYSIGGPQEQITVQEWSDRKSARSYETWIGIYTVKDCYPVQETFTKNYSVILSTRFFDIQLGIKDPSVFIPPSTCQTAQPERMSEDCSW, from the exons ATGTTTCAGATTGAACAAGCCACCAAGCAGTGCTCCAAGATCACCCTGACGGAGCCCTGGGACCCTCTAGACATTCCTCAGAACGCCACGTTTGAGGACCAGTACTCCATCGGGGGGCCCCAGGAGCAGATCACTGTCCAAGAGTGGTCCGACAGAAAGTCAGCTAGATCGT ATGAAACCTGGATTGGCATTTATACCGTCAAGGATTGTTACCCTGTCCAGGAAACCTTCACCAAAAATTACAGTGTGATATTGTCCACGCGGTTTTTCGACATACAGCTGGGCATTAAAGACCCCTCGGTGTTTATCCCTCCGAGCACCTGCCAGACAGCCCAGCCGGAGAGGATGAGCGAGGACTGCTCCTGGTAA